The proteins below come from a single Candidatus Methylomirabilis limnetica genomic window:
- a CDS encoding 4Fe-4S dicluster domain-containing protein, with protein MVPDVLTRHEHALPGYMPPHKRDRRRADSYLKTLEARAKEKVALEAQLEANRLKRAEFWKQNGYGWLLRLDRYPAWKEKHSAYQALAEERVQLVEKIRQKTLDLNRSPEDKDGDGLVDTDQYPDKIGQKKAKPAWIALVDPANCSGCGGHNVKHGEWVTPCQSVCPVDCISHLMPEQVKMHGYDRSVHDNVPSVQIRFDECIGCDKCAQACARDAWNAVTMVKTEKLEEFFGITLTNKYPGRASNDIDFSRLDQLTDEEFCSLYTAV; from the coding sequence ATGGTGCCTGATGTGCTGACGAGACATGAGCATGCGCTTCCGGGGTACATGCCGCCGCATAAACGGGATAGGCGACGCGCGGACAGCTACCTGAAGACGCTCGAAGCGCGCGCAAAGGAGAAAGTCGCCCTCGAAGCCCAACTGGAGGCGAACCGGCTGAAGCGGGCGGAGTTCTGGAAACAGAACGGCTACGGGTGGCTACTTCGGCTTGACCGTTACCCAGCCTGGAAGGAGAAACATTCGGCCTATCAGGCGCTCGCGGAAGAGCGGGTGCAGCTCGTTGAGAAGATTCGGCAAAAGACCCTGGATCTGAACCGCAGCCCTGAGGATAAGGACGGCGATGGCCTAGTCGATACCGATCAATACCCGGATAAGATCGGCCAGAAGAAGGCGAAGCCGGCCTGGATTGCGTTGGTGGACCCGGCCAATTGTTCCGGGTGTGGTGGGCACAACGTTAAGCATGGAGAGTGGGTGACGCCGTGTCAGTCGGTCTGTCCGGTGGATTGTATCTCACACCTGATGCCCGAGCAGGTCAAGATGCACGGATACGACCGCAGCGTCCATGACAATGTGCCGTCCGTTCAGATCCGGTTTGATGAATGTATCGGCTGCGACAAATGTGCACAGGCCTGCGCACGTGATGCGTGGAACGCCGTCACAATGGTTAAGACCGAGAAACTCGAGGAGTTTTTCGGGATCACGCTCACCAATAAATACCCAGGCCGCGCCTCGAACGATATTGACTTCTCCAGGCTTGACCAGCTCACCGACGAGGAGTTTTGCAGCCTGTACACCGCAGTGTAG
- a CDS encoding acylphosphatase, translating to MVGQEHVRAHVWISGRVQGVFFRASTVDEAAANGVAGWVRNSSDGRVEAVCEGGRSAVEAMIAWCRTGPPAARVSSVEVVWEEPKGEHGFGVQH from the coding sequence ATGGTAGGACAAGAGCACGTCAGAGCCCATGTCTGGATCTCAGGAAGGGTCCAAGGGGTGTTTTTCCGCGCCTCCACGGTGGATGAAGCGGCAGCCAACGGAGTCGCTGGTTGGGTGCGGAACAGTTCGGATGGTCGGGTGGAGGCGGTGTGTGAAGGCGGGAGATCGGCCGTGGAAGCGATGATCGCCTGGTGTCGGACAGGCCCTCCGGCGGCGCGGGTCAGTTCGGTCGAGGTGGTATGGGAAGAGCCAAAGGGCGAGCACGGGTTCGGGGTGCAACATTAG
- a CDS encoding phytoene/squalene synthase family protein translates to MKNQDLLGSLLKRVSRSFYLTLKVVPSDVRRPIGLAYLFARAADTIADTTLIGRADRLKYLELFREAIREGKTGDLLAIKEVLAERQQVAAERELLTRLDEGFSILHSLGPSDQAMIRGVVLTLTEGMVMDLATFPGENEGRLVALDTRADLDRYTYYVAGCVGEFWTEIHMAHRPSLAGWDRETMRRRGVRFGKGLQMTNVLRDLPKDLRIGRCYLPRQELEALGLQPADLLDPTAVVKVKPLLRSLLALTLDHYQEGWAYTLQIPRREVQMRLACIWPLFIGLKTLALLDRSPNLLDPGVTIKTPRGAVYGIMARSLAMIGSDVALDRYYQRLRRSVPVSPLHVSSPPVGERGG, encoded by the coding sequence ATGAAGAATCAAGACCTGCTTGGCTCACTCCTCAAGCGAGTCAGTCGCTCATTCTATTTGACCCTGAAGGTCGTTCCTAGCGATGTGCGGCGGCCGATCGGTCTGGCGTACCTCTTCGCCAGGGCGGCAGACACCATCGCCGACACCACTCTCATCGGCCGCGCAGACCGCCTGAAGTATCTCGAACTCTTCCGCGAGGCGATCAGGGAAGGGAAGACCGGCGATCTCCTGGCGATCAAAGAGGTGCTCGCGGAACGGCAGCAGGTCGCGGCGGAGCGGGAACTGCTCACCCGCCTCGACGAGGGGTTTTCGATCCTTCATTCCCTCGGTCCGTCCGATCAGGCGATGATCCGTGGCGTGGTCCTGACCCTGACGGAAGGGATGGTCATGGATCTCGCCACCTTCCCCGGAGAGAATGAGGGTCGCCTCGTCGCCCTGGACACGCGAGCCGATCTGGACCGCTATACCTACTATGTTGCAGGGTGCGTGGGGGAGTTCTGGACCGAGATCCATATGGCACATCGCCCGTCCCTCGCCGGGTGGGACCGGGAGACGATGAGGCGACGCGGCGTTCGATTTGGGAAGGGGCTCCAGATGACGAACGTCCTGCGCGATCTCCCGAAGGACCTCCGGATAGGACGCTGTTACCTGCCGCGGCAGGAGCTGGAAGCGCTGGGCCTTCAGCCGGCCGACCTGCTCGACCCAACCGCCGTAGTTAAGGTTAAGCCGTTGTTACGCTCCCTCCTAGCGCTCACTCTCGATCATTACCAGGAAGGCTGGGCCTATACGCTCCAGATCCCGAGACGCGAAGTCCAAATGCGTCTGGCCTGCATCTGGCCGCTGTTCATAGGCCTCAAGACACTGGCACTGCTCGATCGATCGCCCAATCTGCTTGATCCTGGCGTCACCATCAAGACCCCGCGTGGCGCCGTCTATGGAATTATGGCGCGCTCATTGGCGATGATCGGCTCTGACGTAGCCCTGGACCGGTATTATCAGCGCCTGCGGCGCAGCGTGCCGGTCTCCCCCTTGCATGTATCCTCTCCCCCAGTGGGGGAGAGGGGCGGGTGA